A stretch of DNA from Thiothrix subterranea:
GGACGCGAAAGGGCATATTGTCACCACGCAGCATTTGGTTTCTGGCTACAAAACGCTGACCGTCAGCTTTGAAGACCAAGGCACACGCCAAGCCGATGTGGTTAATTCAGACAATGAATACGATTTAGCCGTTTTAAAACTGCGCGATATTACCAACCTACCCGCCCCCGCGCACACCCACAGCAGCAAAGATTTAAAAGTCGGGCAGCACGTTTACAGCATCAGCAATGCGTTCGACTTAGGCCGCAGTTTCACGTCGGGTATTATTTCAGCGTTAGGGCGCAATTTCGGTGATCCGCAAACCGGCGGTATCAGCAACTTGATTCAAACCGATGCGGCGATTAACCCCGGCAGTTCCGGCGCACCTTTGCTGGACAGCAGCGGGCGCGTGATTGGGGTGAATGTTGCGATTTACAGCTTATCCGGTGGGTCAGACGGGATTGGTTTTGCCGTGCCGATGGATGTGGTGCGCCAGATTGTGCCGCGTTTGATTAGCGCACCTAAAGTACTGTGAACGACAACACCCAGCCGCGTTGCACCGCTGTCATCAACAACGCGGGCAATTGCGCCTGAAAACGTTCCGCCAAATCCGGCAGCTTCTGGGCTTGCCGGATGGCACTGAGAAATTCCCACGCCGTCTCATCCAACAACACTTGGTGCAAACGCCGCCCAGCTCGCCATACCAATACGCGCTGGGTTTGCTGTAACTCAAGCTGTTCCAACGCTACTTTTTCGGGGGCATCTTCCGGCTGATGCGCGAGCCACACCTGATGAACCGCGTAAGCCGACGTCAATAATTGGGCGGAAGCGGGCAACGCCAACACCAAACACGCTTGTTGTGCCGCATCCACGTTAGCGAGTTGGGAAAAATCCCCCGCCGGTTGATTAACCGCATTCCACGCCTGATGCCGCGCCCATTCCAGTCGTGCCACATCCGCAACCCACTGCATCGCTTGCAATGCGGGGTGTGCCGCAAGGAAATCGGCAAACCCTGCCCCGTATTCCGCCAGAAACGGGCGCGTCGGTGGCTGTTGATCAATGTAATGGTCACTCGCCGCTTCAAAAAATTCCGCCCCCAGCAATTGCTGACACACCGGATACAACGATTCGAGGTATTGCCACAAAATGCCGTGGACGCTGTTGCGGTAAATGCCCACCCGTTGCGCCGCATCGAGTTTGCCATGCGATTTAACCAGCAACGCCGCCGCGTCACGCTGATCACGGTTAAAAATAGCGGCAATAAAATGCTGTTGCAGTTCAGGCAAGGACACGCGCTTGCACCTCTGCTGCTTTGGCGGCTTCTGCTAACAAAATGGGCAATTCGGGTACGTTATTGTCCCACTCAATCAAAGTCGGCACTGCACCAAAGCGCTGGATGGCTTGCGCATACAATGCCCAAACCGCGTCACTGACTGGATAGCCGTGAGTATCGAGCAAATGCGTCCCCCGGTCTTCGTAGCCCGCAAGGTGAATTTCACGCACCCGCTGCACCGGAATGGCATTTAAATAAGCCAGTGGGTCAAAATCGTGGTTGCAAGCACTGACGTAAATATTGTTCACATCCAGCAAAATGTCGCAATCCGCCGCTTCTGCCACTGCCGCTAAAAACGCCCATTCGGTCATGACCGATTGTTGGTATTGCAGGTAACTGGAAACGTTTTCGATCACCAGCCTGCGCCCCAGTATGTCTTGCGCTTGGCGGATGCGGCTGGCAGCATGACGGACAGTTTCCTCGGTATAAGGCAACGGAATCAGGTCGTGAGTGACCAGCCCGTGAACCGATGTCCAGCACAAATGGTCGGAAACCCACGCGGGATTCACCCGTTCCACCAGTGCTTTGACACGGCTAAAGTATTCGGTATCCAGCGGGTCGGTCGAGCCTAGTGACATGCCGACACCGTGGAAAGTGAGCGGGTAATGTTCCGCCATTTCAAATCGGGTAGCCGGAGGTTTCTAACCCCCAGCCCCCACACCACCCTGCGTGCGGCTCCGCACAGGGCGGTTCATCAGCCGTTGGGATAACGGCACTTGACCCATTGATCCTTGAGCGACACTAACCCTTGTTCCTTCAGCCAGCGATTCGACAGCCCCATTTGCATGGCCTTGGTCTTTGCCAGCCGGTAGTAGCCTTTGGAACTCAACCCGATGCTGACCGCCAACCGTTCCGGGACGCCCAGCTTGATCAGGTTGCGGATGCGGGTGCGCGGTTTCCGCCATTGCTTGAGGTAGCACATGCGGATTCTGCGCCGTATCCAGTAGTCCAGCCGTTCCACCGGGTCAAAGATGACCAGAGCAAAGTAGTTCATCCAGCCGGTGAGGTATTCCTTCAGCTTCCGGTAGCGGTATTCCCAACTGACGCCCCACGAGCGGTTGGTCAGTTGGCGAATACGGTGCTTGAAGGCTGCCAGACTCGCAGGACTCCAGATAAGGTGGAGTCCCCGGAACTGGTAGCCGAGGAAGCAGAGTTCGTTCATCGGCAGGACGCTGCTTTTGTCGGCGTTGACCGGCAACTTGAGGGTTTGCAGAAAGGTTTCGACTTCAGTTTTGATGCGCTGCCCTTCTGCAAGGGTTTTTGCGCCAATCACGAAGTCGTCGGCGTAACGGGCGAACCGGTAGCCTTTACGTTCCAGAAACCGGTCAAGGTCGTCGAGCAGGATGTTTGCCAACAGTGGCGACAGTGGACCACCTTGGGGGACACCCCGTGGGTGGCTTCGATGTTGCCGTGGTGGCTGACACCTGCCCGCAGGTATTTGCCGATCAGGGTAAGAACATGCGGGTCGTTGACCCGTTTGCCCAGCCGGTGCATCAGCAGGTCGTGGTCTACGTTGTCGAAGAATTTCGACAGGTCGATGTCCACGGCGTAACGGTCGCCGCGCCGGATGAAGCCTTGTACCGCCCTGATGGCGTGGTGGGCTGAACGGTGCGGACGGAAGCCGTAGCTGTGTTCCGAGAAGCTGGGGTCAACCAACGGTTGCAGGCGTTGTACGATGGCTTGCTGGATCAGCCGGTCGTTGACGGTGGGAATACCCAGCAAACGGACACCGCCGTTCGGTTTGGGAATCTCTACCCGTCTGACTGGCTGCGGGCAATAATAACCCGCCAGCAACCCGCGCCGGATGTTTGCCCAGTGGGCTTTCGCCCAGTCCGGGTAGGCGTCCAGCGTGATGCCGTCGATGCCTGCGCTGCCCTTGTTCTGCCGCACATGTTTCCATGCCGGGTGCAGGTTGGTGGGCAACAAAATGTCATTCAGTAAGGTTTGTTCCATGTTCATGGTTGCTCAATGGATGTTGTGGGAGGCTCGCTGCCACGTTGACCGCCTTTGGCATCGCTGCCGCCAAGGTCAGGTGGGCTGCTCCTCCCCTGATGTTCCGGCCTTCACCGTGTCCCCGCCATTACGCCGGGCGTTGGGCTACTATGCCGTCTGCTGACTTCTGCTTAATCACGGTGAAGATTGCTCCCCGCCGCGCTGCCGTTTGTCATCCGGTTCGCTCGCTGCTGGCGGATGACATGCCAGAACGCCCAGACCTTTTCTATACCCGCGCCTGTACGGGTTCACGACGACCGCTGGTTAAGCAGATCTCCCCGAATAAGAACATGAACTGTCACTGCACAACCCCGTCATTTACTGTATCTCGCGAACCACTGGATTTCGTGACCTTGTGCCCACTCATCCCTGAGACTCAGCCTTGTATGACGTTTCTGTCCGTAGGCTCGCAGTTTTGCGCTTCGGCTTCCTTCCCACCAGCCCTCGCGGGGTGGCAGTTGCCGTCGGCTAGTAGTTATGCCGCTCTGAAAGCCAGAACGGTGGGTTCTCCTACAGGGGACTTGCACCCCATGAGTTCATGCCCATGTCGGGCGTACACAAATAATCCTGCTGCACACTACCGGGCAGCAGGTAATTATCGGTCAGAATTTCCAGCCAAGGGATGGGCGGCTTGCTATCCGCAATCGTGTCGATGTGCTGGAAACGCAAACCGATACCGCAACCCTTGACTGGATGGCTCATGGCTTAACCTTTCTTGTCTTCAACGACAGTACCGCCAGTGATTTTCTCGCAAGTGCCTTTCGGTACTTTAATCCATTCGCCCGCCTCATTGTCGGCTTTGGATTGACCCGCACAGGCATGACCGTTTGCACCGCAATCATTCATACCGGCTTTGACGATACCGGAACATTTTTCCATTTCCATCTTTTCCTCACCCGCAGACAACGTGCCGGACGCTGCCGCCATACCCAATGCCATCAACGCTGCTGCCATTACTTGTTTGTTCATGTTCATTGTCTCAACTCCTTAATACGCTAAAGTAATTTTCTGTCGTTACCTGTCAGTCTTGCGTCAGGTATTGGGTTATACGGGGCTTGCAGCGGTTTGGATGCAAAAAATAAAAAAAAGCTCTTTTTCGGATTGAACTATTAACCCACAAGCTGCATCCAGTTTCATGATTCAAACGTTTATTCTTGGTGTACCCACAACAAGGATATTCCCCATGAAACCTACTTTGCTGATTTTCCCCCTGATGCTGTTGTCACTGGCAGCATTCGCCGACGCTGATGCCGTGAAAACGGTGGCGGCAAACGCTATTGTCACCAAAACCAGCCCGTATTCCGTCGCCGAAACCATGAACAAGTTCGAGTCCATCGTCAAGGCGAAAGGGTTGGACGTGTTTGCCCGCATCGACCACCAGCAAAATGCCAAAGCAGCCGGAATGGAAATGAACGCGGCGCAAGTGCTGATTTTCGGCAACCCCAAAGCCGGTACTGCACTGATGCAACAAGATATGGCAGCGGCACTGGACTTGCCCATGCGGGTCGCGGTGTATGCAGACAAGGCGGGGGATGTACAGATTGCCTACCACGCACCTGATAGTCTGGCGGTCAATTATGGGTTGAAAGACAGTGCAGTGCTACCACAGTTGACGGATGCCCTCAACAAGCTGACCGCAGCCGCCATAGCGACAGCACCTTAACCACCTGCCACCACTAGCGTTGCCACCATTCACTTGGGCATTGGCTTACGCCGTGCCCACATCCACCCATGCACCAGCGGTACTTGCACCAGCAAACTCGCCAGCACCACCCCGTACACCACTGCCTGTATGGTATAGCTATAATCCGCATCCACTGGCAAGGCAAACACCAGCAAGATGCTGATCATGCCTTTAATACCACCCAGCATCAGGGTGATCTGTTCATTCAGCTTTAAGGCGGGTTGTTTGCCAACGTTGCCGTATACCCAGAAACCACCTGCCAGCACCACCCACCTTGCCAGTAATACCCCCATAATTCCCCACAACACCGCCTGCCACTGTTCGAGCAAGATCGGCACATACACCGAAAATCCCAGCAACAAAAACATAAATGCACTGGCCAGCCGTGCCGTCCAACGCCATTGCGTATCCAGCCAGCGGCGTGACATCAAGTCAGTACGTTGCCGGTAAGCATTCAACACCAAGCCTGCCACCAACACCGCCACAATCCCCGAAACCTCCAGCAATGCATCTGCTGCAATAAATGTCACATACGCCCCAATCACACTCAACAACCCTCGCAACACCGGAAAACGTGCAAAATGCAGCACCGCCAGCCCCAGCAACCCCGCCAACAGCCCCACAAAAACACCACCAGCAAACAGCTTGGTGAAATACACAAAACTCTGCAAACTGTTCAACGGTTCCATCTGTTGCGCCACTTGTAACAACAGACTTGCTAGTATCAGTGCAAACACGCTACCGAACAGACTTTCCCCTTTCAGCAATGCCAACGAGCGAGCAGGCAAATGCAACGGCTCAAACACTCGTACCACCACCGCAGGGCTATTCGCCACCAAAAAAGTCGCGGTCAATAACGCCGCCAGCAATGGAAATGCCTGCGCCTCTCCCAATCCAGCGTACAACAACAGAGCTGCCACCCCCACTTGCGCCAGTAACAGCGGGATCGCCAGCCACACAATCAAACCTAGGTTACGAAATAAACCTTCCGCATTCAGGCGCAGCGCGATTTCATACACAATCAGCGGCAACAACCCATACCACGCCAGTGCGTACAAGACTGTCCAATCCAGTCGCGTATTGAATCCCAACGACTGCAAACCTTGCGCCAGCAAAAATCCCGTCAATACCAATAAAGTCGGGTGCAACACCCAGCGTAATGGATGCATAATCACCCCTCCCGTAATTTGGTGGTTTTCTGGTAAAGCGTATCCATGCGCACCGATAAGCCGTTACCCAGCACCACGCGGGCATGACGACGGGTGAGATGGCGTGGCTCAGTGACACCGCACGAATGCGCAATCATCCCCACTTCATGCACCATATTGCGGGCATAATGCGCCACGCGGTTTTGCTTGGCAGCCGGAATCAACCCGCGTTGCAGCTTAGGGTCATGGGTGGTAATCCCCGTCGGGCAGGTATTTTTATTGCATTGCAATGCCTGAATGCAGCCCAGCGAAAACATAAACCCCCGCGCCGATACACAAAAATCCGCACCCAAACATAATGCCCACGCTACATCCGCAGGTGTTACTAGCTTACCGGATGCAATCACCCGTACCCGTTCACGCAAACCGTATTCCAGCAATTTATCCACCAACATCGGCAGGCTTTCGCGCAACGGCAACCCCATGTCGTCGATCAGCGGTAACGGTGCAGCACCTGTACCACCGTCGGCACTGTCCACGGTAATAAAATCGGGTGCAGCGGCTAAACCGCGTTGCTGAATTTCACCAAACAATTCATTCAACCACTCCGCATCGCTGATCACTGCCTTGAAACCAACCGGCTTGCCCGTCACCTCACGCACCCGTGCGATCATGTCCAACAGGCTGGCATTGCAACGGATTTCGGGATGACGATTGGGGCTAATAGCGTCTTCACCCATGCGGATATTGCGGATACGAGCGATTTCCTCGGTGACTTTGCCACCGGGTAAAATGCCGCCTTTGCCGGGTTTCGCGCCCTGACTCAGTTTAATTTCAAACATTTTCACCTGCGGATGGCTGGCAATTTCTCGTAATTTGCCATCATCTAGCTTGCCGTCGAGATCTCGCACCCCGTTTTTCGCCGTGCCGATCTGGAACACAATGTCGCAGCCGCCTTCCAAATGGTAAGGAGCAAGCCCGC
This window harbors:
- a CDS encoding DUF302 domain-containing protein; its protein translation is MKPTLLIFPLMLLSLAAFADADAVKTVAANAIVTKTSPYSVAETMNKFESIVKAKGLDVFARIDHQQNAKAAGMEMNAAQVLIFGNPKAGTALMQQDMAAALDLPMRVAVYADKAGDVQIAYHAPDSLAVNYGLKDSAVLPQLTDALNKLTAAAIATAP
- the bufB gene encoding MNIO family bufferin maturase, whose amino-acid sequence is MAEHYPLTFHGVGMSLGSTDPLDTEYFSRVKALVERVNPAWVSDHLCWTSVHGLVTHDLIPLPYTEETVRHAASRIRQAQDILGRRLVIENVSSYLQYQQSVMTEWAFLAAVAEAADCDILLDVNNIYVSACNHDFDPLAYLNAIPVQRVREIHLAGYEDRGTHLLDTHGYPVSDAVWALYAQAIQRFGAVPTLIEWDNNVPELPILLAEAAKAAEVQARVLA
- a CDS encoding S1C family serine protease, with amino-acid sequence MKKNLLIIALLGFVLSGCSLLHIEERQTIAIYDRANPAVVCIHAEEQEPDAFGEIATGTGFLWDAKGHIVTTQHLVSGYKTLTVSFEDQGTRQADVVNSDNEYDLAVLKLRDITNLPAPAHTHSSKDLKVGQHVYSISNAFDLGRSFTSGIISALGRNFGDPQTGGISNLIQTDAAINPGSSGAPLLDSSGRVIGVNVAIYSLSGGSDGIGFAVPMDVVRQIVPRLISAPKVL
- a CDS encoding cation:proton antiporter domain-containing protein, whose translation is MHPLRWVLHPTLLVLTGFLLAQGLQSLGFNTRLDWTVLYALAWYGLLPLIVYEIALRLNAEGLFRNLGLIVWLAIPLLLAQVGVAALLLYAGLGEAQAFPLLAALLTATFLVANSPAVVVRVFEPLHLPARSLALLKGESLFGSVFALILASLLLQVAQQMEPLNSLQSFVYFTKLFAGGVFVGLLAGLLGLAVLHFARFPVLRGLLSVIGAYVTFIAADALLEVSGIVAVLVAGLVLNAYRQRTDLMSRRWLDTQWRWTARLASAFMFLLLGFSVYVPILLEQWQAVLWGIMGVLLARWVVLAGGFWVYGNVGKQPALKLNEQITLMLGGIKGMISILLVFALPVDADYSYTIQAVVYGVVLASLLVQVPLVHGWMWARRKPMPK
- a CDS encoding FMN-binding glutamate synthase family protein, whose protein sequence is MTDTQHFIAASMDFMVALFILLLGVGILLVLVVYIMDVTQTRTALLRNYPVIGHFRYWLEHLGEFFRQYFFAMDREELPFNRAQRGWAYRAAKNISNTVAFGSTKDLRRTGAVMFINSAFPTLDEDAVHCSPMTIGADCREPYTTDALFCISAMSYGALSKPAIQALSHGAKQASIWLNTGEGGLAPYHLEGGCDIVFQIGTAKNGVRDLDGKLDDGKLREIASHPQVKMFEIKLSQGAKPGKGGILPGGKVTEEIARIRNIRMGEDAISPNRHPEIRCNASLLDMIARVREVTGKPVGFKAVISDAEWLNELFGEIQQRGLAAAPDFITVDSADGGTGAAPLPLIDDMGLPLRESLPMLVDKLLEYGLRERVRVIASGKLVTPADVAWALCLGADFCVSARGFMFSLGCIQALQCNKNTCPTGITTHDPKLQRGLIPAAKQNRVAHYARNMVHEVGMIAHSCGVTEPRHLTRRHARVVLGNGLSVRMDTLYQKTTKLREG
- a CDS encoding group II intron maturase-specific domain-containing protein, whose product is MANILLDDLDRFLERKGYRFARYADDFVIGAKTLAEGQRIKTEVETFLQTLKLPVNADKSSVLPMNELCFLGYQFRGLHLIWSPASLAAFKHRIRQLTNRSWGVSWEYRYRKLKEYLTGWMNYFALVIFDPVERLDYWIRRRIRMCYLKQWRKPRTRIRNLIKLGVPERLAVSIGLSSKGYYRLAKTKAMQMGLSNRWLKEQGLVSLKDQWVKCRYPNG
- a CDS encoding BufA1 family periplasmic bufferin-type metallophore, producing MNMNKQVMAAALMALGMAAASGTLSAGEEKMEMEKCSGIVKAGMNDCGANGHACAGQSKADNEAGEWIKVPKGTCEKITGGTVVEDKKG
- a CDS encoding reverse transcriptase domain-containing protein; this encodes MNMEQTLLNDILLPTNLHPAWKHVRQNKGSAGIDGITLDAYPDWAKAHWANIRRGLLAGYYCPQPVRRVEIPKPNGGVRLLGIPTVNDRLIQQAIVQRLQPLVDPSFSEHSYGFRPHRSAHHAIRAVQGFIRRGDRYAVDIDLSKFFDNVDHDLLMHRLGKRVNDPHVLTLIGKYLRAGVSHHGNIEATHGVSPKVVHCRHCWQTSCSTTLTGFWNVKATGSPVTPTTS
- a CDS encoding DNA-binding domain-containing protein, with product MSLPELQQHFIAAIFNRDQRDAAALLVKSHGKLDAAQRVGIYRNSVHGILWQYLESLYPVCQQLLGAEFFEAASDHYIDQQPPTRPFLAEYGAGFADFLAAHPALQAMQWVADVARLEWARHQAWNAVNQPAGDFSQLANVDAAQQACLVLALPASAQLLTSAYAVHQVWLAHQPEDAPEKVALEQLELQQTQRVLVWRAGRRLHQVLLDETAWEFLSAIRQAQKLPDLAERFQAQLPALLMTAVQRGWVLSFTVL
- a CDS encoding multinuclear nonheme iron-dependent oxidase, whose translation is MSHPVKGCGIGLRFQHIDTIADSKPPIPWLEILTDNYLLPGSVQQDYLCTPDMGMNSWGASPL